The following are from one region of the Georgenia sp. M64 genome:
- the hisN gene encoding histidinol-phosphatase: MQQAASRYTDDLRLAHVVADQVDGQTMSRFGAQDLRVESKPDLTPVSDADRSAEEIVRAQLARTRPRDSVLGEEFGTTGHSPRQWVIDPIDGTKNFVRGVPVWATLIGLVENGEVVLGVVSAPALNRRWWAARGSGAWTGRSLSAARQLHVSAVGDLADASLSYSSLDGWADRGSLRAFLGLAQNVWRTRAYGDFWSYMLVAEGAVDIACEPDLELYDMAALVPIVTEAGGRFTSLEGVDGPWGGSAVVTNSLLHEAVLAELASQED; the protein is encoded by the coding sequence ATGCAGCAAGCCGCCAGCCGCTACACCGACGACCTGCGCCTCGCGCACGTCGTCGCCGACCAGGTCGACGGGCAGACCATGTCCCGGTTCGGCGCGCAGGACCTCCGGGTGGAGTCCAAGCCCGACCTCACCCCCGTCTCGGACGCCGACCGCAGCGCCGAGGAGATCGTCCGGGCGCAGCTCGCCCGGACCCGGCCGCGTGACTCCGTGCTCGGGGAGGAGTTCGGCACCACCGGCCACTCACCGAGACAGTGGGTCATCGACCCCATCGACGGGACGAAGAACTTCGTCCGGGGGGTGCCCGTCTGGGCCACGCTCATCGGGCTGGTCGAGAACGGCGAGGTCGTCCTCGGCGTCGTCTCCGCACCGGCGCTGAACCGGCGCTGGTGGGCGGCCCGCGGCTCCGGCGCCTGGACCGGCCGGTCGCTCTCGGCGGCGCGTCAGCTGCACGTCTCCGCCGTCGGCGACCTGGCCGACGCCTCCCTCAGCTACTCCTCGCTCGACGGGTGGGCGGACCGGGGCAGCCTGCGGGCGTTCCTGGGCCTGGCCCAGAACGTGTGGCGCACCCGCGCCTACGGCGACTTCTGGTCCTACATGCTCGTGGCCGAGGGGGCGGTCGACATCGCCTGCGAGCCGGACCTCGAGCTGTACGACATGGCGGCGCTCGTCCCGATCGTCACCGAGGCGGGCGGGCGGTTCACCAGCCTCGAGGGCGTGGACGGACCCTGGGGCGGCAGCGCGGTCGTGACGAACTCCCTCCTGCACGAGGCGGTCCTCGCCGAGCTGGCCTCCCAGGAGGACTGA